Sequence from the Atribacterota bacterium genome:
CCTCAAGGGGGAGGAGATGAAAAGATATAATCCTGTCCTCAATGGGGAGGTTCAAAGATTCAATCCATCCCACAAAGTGTAAATGATAATATTAGCAAAATCCATCCCTCAAGGGGGCAGTTCAAAGTGATAATTATCTACCCCAGTGGGAGGAAATTATAAAAAGGAAATTCCCATCTCAAAGGGAATGAAGCAAATAAATAGCGTTGAATACAGTGATGAGTAAAAAATAATTAGTGATGATCAATATTAAATGAACCAATTAGCCAATAATTTAATTATGAAATAGTGTTATCTAATTTCAGTAAAATATATAGGTATAGATGAAAGAGATTGATTCGCTCACTTTTGCCACTTCCAATGACGGAGGTAGGTTTCGGTTCACACAATTGTTACATATATAAGATTGATAGGTAAACCAGTTAATTTATAAAAACAAGAAGAAAGTCTGATAAAAGCTTTGAGATTATAAAAAGTATATATTATTTTTCTAACCATTCTTCTTTAGATATTCTAGCAATTTTCAATATTTTTGCTAACAAATCAATTCCAATATCACTTTTTTTGTGAGGATTCGGAATGGTTAATCTTATGTCATTTTTTATCATAAATAAATGTTTGCCACCACTAAAAGGACCTTTGTATCCAAATTTCTTTAATTTCTTTACTAAAACATGGAATGATATGGGGTTTATCTTAGGCATTTACATTTTTACCATCTTTACTTCATTTATTGATATCTCCCCAAGCTTTGGAATAGGAAGGTTTTTTTTAATACTTAATATTAGCCATCCTTCTATAACTTCAATGAGGTTTTTTCTGCATTCTTCAAGATTTTTACCTGACGCCCAAACACCTTTTAATTCAGGTATTTCTGCATAATATGGTTCATCATCCTGAATGATTTGGTATTGTGCTCTTTTTAAAGCTTCCTGTATATATTCAGTCAACATAAATCTAACCTCTTTCTCCAATTTATAAATATTTTTGTTATATATAAAGCAATTTATTATTTATCATACATCCTTTTTAATTATAGTTAATAGCAATAAATAAGTCAAAATATACAAAATATGTGACTATTTATTTACCATCAATAAGAAGGTTTTTTAGTTTAAAAAGAATTTTCCTACTCCACCAGGAGAGGTCATCGTGGGATGTTGCGTTTAAAATTCAAAATACTCTGCTAGTTAAAATAGTCGTGTGTATTGCGTCGAAATATAATTAAATACAAGATACAATATGCA
This genomic interval carries:
- a CDS encoding type II toxin-antitoxin system HicB family antitoxin; protein product: MLTEYIQEALKRAQYQIIQDDEPYYAEIPELKGVWASGKNLEECRKNLIEVIEGWLILSIKKNLPIPKLGEISINEVKMVKM
- a CDS encoding type II toxin-antitoxin system HicA family toxin; translation: MPKINPISFHVLVKKLKKFGYKGPFSGGKHLFMIKNDIRLTIPNPHKKSDIGIDLLAKILKIARISKEEWLEK